From the Saccharomonospora marina XMU15 genome, the window AAGGAGACGGCCGCGTTCTTCGTGGAACCGATGCTCGGCGAGGGTGGCTACGTGCCTGCCAACACCGAGTTCCTCGCCGGACTGCGGCAGCGAGCCGACGAGCACGGCATCCTGCTGGTGCTCGACGAGATCCAGACGGGGTTCGGGCGCACCGGCCGATTCTGGGGCCACCAGCACTTCGACGTACGTCCCGATGTCGTGCTGATCGCCAAGGGACTGGCCAGCGGTTTCCCGCTTTCGGGCATCGCGGCCTCCGAGGAACTGATGGGCAAGGCGTGGCCGGGTTCGCAGGGCGGCACCTACGGCGGCAACGCCGTCGCCTGCGCCGCCGCGCTGGCGACACTCGACGTGATCCAGGAGGAGCGGCTCGTCGACAACGCCGCCGAGCGAGGCCGGCAGTTGCTGGAGGGTGCCCGCGCGATCGCGGGTAAGACGCAGGCGATCGGTGACGTGCGCGGGCTCGGGCTGCTGGTCGGTTCGGAGTTCACCACGGCCGACGGCAAGCCGGACAACGCGACCGCTCAGGCCGCGCAGAAGGCGGCGGCCGAGCGAGGCCTGCTGCTGCTGACCTGCGGCGCGTTCATGAACGTCGTACGCATGATCCCGCCGCTCGTGGTCACCTCGGAGCAGATCGAGCAGGCCCTGGAGATCTGGACCGACGTGGTCACCTCCGTCAGCAAGTAGCCATCGAACAGCGTAGTCACCCCCACAGCGGCGAACCAGGAGCGAACATGGCCCGCTACATCACGATCTCACTGGACAAGCGTGGCGTCTCCTGCCGGGCGCGACTGCTGGAGGACGAGGCGCCCCGCACCTGTAGGGCGGTGTGGGACGCGCTGCCGCAGAGCGGGTCCGCCTACCACGCCAAGTACGCCCGCAACGAGGTGTACACCCTGCTGCGGCCGTTCGCCGACCCGCAACCGGGCAGGGAGAACCCCACCGTGACTCCCATCCCCGGCGATGTCGTGTACTTCGGCTTCGAGGCATGGGAGATCGGCAATCCTGCGTACGGCTACGAGGAAGGCAGCGCCGCACACGGTGAGCAGGGCGCGACCGACCTCGCGATCTTCTACGGCCGCAACAACCTGTTGATCAATGGCGACGCGGGCTGGGTGCCGGGCAACGTGTTCGCCACGATCGTCGAGGGCCTTCCCGAGATGGCCGAGGCCGCGCAGGACCTGTGGCTGCGGGGGGTGGAGGGCGAGACGCTGACCTTCGCCCGCGCCTGACACCGCGGTCCGTCGTCACCCGGACAGGTGAACCTTTCAAGATCACGAATCGTCGCCCGGCAGTCACCTGATCGGGCAACAAGGGGGCCACTCCGCAGGCGCGAACCGACCCGTGACCGCCCGCACTTCGCGAGCGGTCACGGGTGGTTACACCCCCACGAAAAGCTGGCCCCCGTGAGAAACCCGAAAGCCGTACGTGTTTATTCTGAGGGGATTTCACATCGACTTCGATCCACAGTGGACTGATCTTTGACAGCGCGGTGACACGGTGCCAACCTGGCGTCGCTTTCGAAGGCAATGCGCGCGCAGATTCCTTTTACCGTGCAAGTCATTTCTGTGAAGGAGACCTCGATGCAGTTCGTCGCCATGCACGCGACCTACGGTGGAGACCTCATCTCCGGCGCGCTGGCACAGCTGGCACAGCTACTCGGCTGGCTGGTCTGACAGACCGACAAGGCCGAACCAGGGTGGGGCCGCCACGGTGGCGCGGAGCGGCCCCACCCGCCGCCACACGAATATGAAGAACATTCATAGCCGAGTCGCTGCCATGCGTACTAGGCTGCAACCCCATGGGCGACGTTGCGCAGCGGCTGGCCGAGATCGTCGGCGCGAACCAGGTCCTGACCGGCGAGGACATCCCTGACCACTACGCGAGCGACGAGGCGCTGGTCGGCGAGGTGAACCGGCCCGCATACGTCGCCAAACCCGCCACCTCGGCAGAGGTCGCGCGACTGCTCGGTGTGGCTACCGAGCACGGCGTCCCGGTTACCGCACGCGGCTCGGGCAGCGGCCTCTCGGCCGCCGCAAGGCCCCGCCCCGACGGCCTGCTGATCTCCTTCGAGCGGATGAACGCGATACTCGAGATCGACACGGTCAACCACGTCGCGGTGGTACAGCCCGGCGTCACGCTGTCCGAACTGGACGAGAAGACCGCGGAGGTCGGGCTCGGCTACACCGTCTACCCCGGCGAGATGAGCGCCAGCGTCGGCGGGAACGTGGGCACCAACGCGGGCGGAATGCGAGCCGTCAAGTACGGCGTGACCCGCCACAACGTGCTCGGGCTCGAGGCTGTGTTGCCCACCGGCCAGATCATCCGCACCGGCGGGAAGCCGGTGAAGACCTCCACCGGCTACGACCTGACGCAGCTCATCATCGGCTCCGAGGGCACACTCGCGCTCGCCACGGAGATCACCGTCAAGCTGCACCCCAGACTGCGGCACGGCGCCACGGTGCTCGCGCCGTTCACCGACCTCGACACCGTCGTGCGAGCCGTGCCCACGATCCTGGCGGCAGGGCTGGAACCGCACATCCTCGAATACATCGACGCGCTCACCATGGCCGCCATCACCTACACCACCGGGTTGTCGCTCGGTGTCCCCGACGACGTTCGCGAGGCATCGCAGGCCTACCTGGTGGTGGCGATGGAGAACCGCGAACCCGACCGGCTCGAAGGCGACGTCGCGAACCTCGGCGAACTGCTCGGCGAGCTGGGCGCCTCGGACGTGTACGTGCTCGACGGCGGCTCGGCCCGCAAGCTCATCGAAGCGCGGGAGAAGGCGTTCTGGACCGCGAAGGCCGCCGGCGCCGACGAGGTGATCGACGTCGTGGTGCCCCGCTCGGCGATGCCGGAGTTCCTGGCCAGGTCACGCGAGATCGCCGCGAAGACCGAGTCGGGGGTGGCCGGATGTGGGCACGCGGGCGACGGCAACGTCCACCTCGGGGTCTTCCAGAAGGACCCGGAGAAGCGGGCGAGCCTGCTGCACGACATCTTCGCCGTCGGCATGGAACTCGGTGGCGCGATCTCGGGTGAGCACGGGATCGGCCGCGCGAAGAAGGAGCACTTCCTCCAGCTGGAGGACCCGGCCAAGATCGAGCTGATGTCGCGGATCAAGCACGCCTTCGACCCCGCTGGAATCCTCAACCCCGGCGTGCTCTTCGACTAGGCAGAGCGAGAAAGAGGAGAACATGAACGGCGCGCAGGCCCTGA encodes:
- a CDS encoding aspartate aminotransferase family protein, which gives rise to MAQLSPILKQATPVVVEHGEGAYLFDTDGRRHLDFTAGIGVTSTGHCHPRVVRAAQEQVGKLIHGQYTTVMHRPLLELTQRLGEVLPRGLDSLFFANSGSEAVEAALRLTRQATGRPNIVVFQGGFHGRTVAAASMTTSGTRFGAGFSPLMSGVHVAPFPYAYHYGWDEKTATDFALRELDYLFATQTSPKETAAFFVEPMLGEGGYVPANTEFLAGLRQRADEHGILLVLDEIQTGFGRTGRFWGHQHFDVRPDVVLIAKGLASGFPLSGIAASEELMGKAWPGSQGGTYGGNAVACAAALATLDVIQEERLVDNAAERGRQLLEGARAIAGKTQAIGDVRGLGLLVGSEFTTADGKPDNATAQAAQKAAAERGLLLLTCGAFMNVVRMIPPLVVTSEQIEQALEIWTDVVTSVSK
- a CDS encoding DUF3830 family protein codes for the protein MARYITISLDKRGVSCRARLLEDEAPRTCRAVWDALPQSGSAYHAKYARNEVYTLLRPFADPQPGRENPTVTPIPGDVVYFGFEAWEIGNPAYGYEEGSAAHGEQGATDLAIFYGRNNLLINGDAGWVPGNVFATIVEGLPEMAEAAQDLWLRGVEGETLTFARA
- a CDS encoding FAD-binding oxidoreductase, which encodes MGDVAQRLAEIVGANQVLTGEDIPDHYASDEALVGEVNRPAYVAKPATSAEVARLLGVATEHGVPVTARGSGSGLSAAARPRPDGLLISFERMNAILEIDTVNHVAVVQPGVTLSELDEKTAEVGLGYTVYPGEMSASVGGNVGTNAGGMRAVKYGVTRHNVLGLEAVLPTGQIIRTGGKPVKTSTGYDLTQLIIGSEGTLALATEITVKLHPRLRHGATVLAPFTDLDTVVRAVPTILAAGLEPHILEYIDALTMAAITYTTGLSLGVPDDVREASQAYLVVAMENREPDRLEGDVANLGELLGELGASDVYVLDGGSARKLIEAREKAFWTAKAAGADEVIDVVVPRSAMPEFLARSREIAAKTESGVAGCGHAGDGNVHLGVFQKDPEKRASLLHDIFAVGMELGGAISGEHGIGRAKKEHFLQLEDPAKIELMSRIKHAFDPAGILNPGVLFD